From Pseudomonas sp. B21-028, one genomic window encodes:
- a CDS encoding SAM-dependent methyltransferase, with protein sequence MPARDAEANVLTGAALLARFIELDEFLTAHQTLWKPRPFTHLQLPWEAPYPELAQWLRRRSLEDAENDHHQPWLIEHAPAPFPQLAMRSRALSAVAELPGRRLEAPTQRLNVDVPGRKWQQIEAFASRLQFTTEPTHWLDWCAGKGHLGRRLLQRDQQLTCLEYNSALVINGQQLSQRHHLAATHLQQDVLAPEAAQAIHAEHTPVALHACGDLHVRLMQLASAAGCAQLAIAPCCYNRIGADYYQPLSDAARGSALQLAVDDLGLPLTETVTAGARVRRQRDQSMAWRLGFDLLQRQIRGHNDYLPTPSLPTAWLDKSFAQYCIDLAALKDLSIIGAPDWAALEAAGRQRLIEVRNLELVRGLFRRPLELWLALDRALFLTEKGYNVRLGTFCETPITPRNLMLLAERCQGETACG encoded by the coding sequence ATGCCTGCCAGGGACGCTGAAGCCAACGTGCTGACGGGCGCAGCGTTGCTCGCCCGCTTCATCGAGCTGGATGAATTTCTCACGGCACACCAGACGCTGTGGAAACCTCGCCCGTTTACCCACCTGCAACTGCCTTGGGAAGCGCCCTATCCAGAGCTCGCCCAGTGGCTACGCCGGCGTTCGCTGGAAGACGCGGAAAACGACCATCACCAGCCCTGGCTGATTGAACATGCCCCAGCGCCGTTTCCGCAATTAGCGATGCGTTCCCGCGCATTGAGCGCCGTCGCGGAATTACCCGGCAGACGGCTCGAGGCGCCAACCCAGCGCCTCAACGTCGACGTGCCCGGGCGCAAATGGCAGCAGATCGAGGCCTTCGCCAGTCGCCTGCAATTCACCACCGAACCAACCCATTGGCTCGACTGGTGCGCTGGCAAGGGCCACCTTGGCAGACGTTTGCTGCAACGTGATCAACAACTGACCTGCCTGGAATACAACTCTGCATTGGTCATTAACGGCCAGCAACTCAGCCAACGTCACCACCTGGCCGCCACGCATCTGCAACAAGACGTATTGGCACCGGAGGCAGCCCAGGCGATTCATGCCGAGCACACTCCGGTAGCCCTGCACGCCTGCGGTGACCTGCACGTCCGGCTGATGCAACTGGCCAGCGCCGCCGGTTGTGCCCAGCTGGCGATTGCACCCTGCTGCTATAACCGCATCGGCGCTGACTATTATCAGCCACTGTCCGACGCCGCCCGAGGCTCCGCCCTACAGTTGGCCGTCGACGATCTCGGCCTGCCACTGACCGAAACCGTTACCGCCGGGGCCCGTGTGCGCAGACAACGGGATCAGTCCATGGCCTGGCGCCTGGGTTTCGACCTGCTGCAACGGCAGATCCGAGGCCATAACGACTACCTCCCTACCCCCTCGCTACCCACCGCGTGGCTGGATAAATCCTTCGCCCAGTACTGTATTGATCTGGCAGCCCTGAAAGACCTCTCCATCATCGGCGCGCCGGATTGGGCCGCCTTGGAAGCAGCGGGTCGTCAACGCTTGATCGAGGTGCGTAACCTGGAATTGGTGCGCGGTCTTTTCCGACGACCGCTGGAACTTTGGCTGGCGTTGGATCGAGCACTTTTCCTTACGGAAAAAGGCTACAACGTTCGCCTTGGCACTTTCTGCGAAACACCCATTACGCCGCGCAACCTGATGTTACTGGCAGAGCGTTGCCAAGGTGAAACAGCCTGTGGATAA
- a CDS encoding ABC transporter permease has translation MNWEVIIKWLPKLAQGATLTLELVAIAVIAGLLLAIPLGIARSSRLWYVRALPYAYIFFFRGTPLLVQLFLVYYGLAQFDAVRSSAFWPYLRDPFWCATATMTLHTAAYIAEILRGAIQAIPKGEIEAARALGMSRPKALFYIMLPRAARIGLPAYSNEVILMLKASALASTVTLLELTGMARTIIARTYLPVEIFFAAGLFYLVIAFLLVQGFKQLERWLRVDACQGR, from the coding sequence ATGAACTGGGAAGTCATTATCAAGTGGCTGCCGAAACTGGCCCAGGGCGCGACCCTGACCCTGGAGCTGGTCGCCATAGCCGTGATCGCCGGCCTGCTGCTGGCGATTCCGCTGGGCATCGCCCGCTCCTCGCGCTTGTGGTACGTGCGGGCATTGCCCTATGCCTACATTTTCTTTTTCCGCGGCACGCCGCTGCTGGTCCAGCTGTTTCTGGTCTATTACGGCCTGGCGCAATTCGATGCCGTACGCAGCAGCGCGTTCTGGCCATACCTGCGGGACCCGTTCTGGTGCGCTACCGCCACCATGACCCTGCACACCGCGGCCTACATCGCCGAGATCCTGCGCGGCGCGATCCAAGCCATTCCAAAAGGCGAGATCGAAGCCGCCCGGGCCCTGGGCATGTCGCGGCCCAAGGCGCTGTTCTACATCATGCTGCCGCGTGCCGCGCGCATCGGGCTGCCGGCCTACAGCAACGAAGTGATCCTGATGCTCAAGGCCAGTGCCCTGGCGAGCACCGTGACCCTGCTGGAACTCACTGGCATGGCCCGCACTATCATTGCCCGGACCTACCTGCCCGTGGAGATATTTTTCGCGGCCGGCTTGTTCTACCTGGTGATAGCGTTCCTGCTGGTGCAAGGCTTCAAACAGCTGGAACGTTGGCTACGCGTCGATGCCTGCCAGGGACGCTGA
- a CDS encoding ABC transporter permease: MMIDLYGFGPALAAGALMTVKLALSALCLGLVLGLLGALAKTSAHKPLQWLGGTYSTLVRGVPELLWVLLIYFGTINLMGALGKYFGNPDLTLNPFSAGVIALGLCFGAYATEVFRGAILAIPKGHREAGLALGLSKWRIFTKLIMPQMWRIALPGLGNLFMILMKDTALVSVIGLEEIMRHAQIGVTVSKQPFTFYMVAAFMYLGLTVLAMTGMHLLERRAARGFARSTQ; encoded by the coding sequence ATGATGATCGACCTCTACGGATTCGGCCCGGCGCTTGCCGCCGGTGCACTGATGACCGTCAAACTGGCGCTCTCGGCCCTGTGCCTGGGACTGGTGCTCGGCCTGCTCGGTGCTCTGGCCAAGACCTCTGCCCACAAGCCGTTGCAATGGCTTGGCGGCACCTATTCGACGCTGGTCCGTGGCGTCCCGGAATTGCTCTGGGTGCTGCTGATCTACTTCGGCACCATCAATCTGATGGGAGCCCTGGGCAAGTACTTCGGCAACCCGGACCTGACCCTCAATCCTTTCTCCGCCGGTGTCATCGCCTTGGGCCTGTGCTTTGGTGCCTACGCCACGGAAGTGTTTCGTGGCGCGATCCTGGCGATCCCCAAAGGTCACCGCGAAGCCGGCCTGGCCCTGGGCCTGTCGAAGTGGCGAATCTTCACCAAATTGATCATGCCGCAGATGTGGCGCATTGCCCTGCCCGGCCTGGGCAACCTTTTCATGATCCTTATGAAGGATACGGCCCTGGTGTCCGTGATCGGCCTTGAAGAAATCATGCGCCACGCACAGATTGGCGTGACCGTGTCCAAGCAACCGTTCACCTTCTACATGGTGGCCGCGTTCATGTACCTGGGCCTGACAGTCCTCGCCATGACCGGCATGCACCTGCTGGAACGACGCGCCGCCCGCGGCTTTGCCAGGAGCACCCAATGA
- a CDS encoding ABC transporter substrate-binding protein produces the protein MQTYKKFLLAAAASLVFSANAMAAEKLKMGIEAAYPPFNNKDASGQVVGFDKDIGDALCAKMKVECEVVTSDWDGIIPALNAKKFDFLISSLSITEERKQAVDFTDPYYSNKLQFIAPKNVEFKTDKDSLKGKVIGAQRATLAGTWLEDELGSDITAKLYDTQENAYLDLTSGRVDAILADKYVNYDWLKTDAGRAYEFKGDPVVESDKIGIAVRKGDDELRNKLNAALKEIVADDTYKKINDKYFPFSIY, from the coding sequence ATGCAGACTTATAAGAAATTCCTTTTGGCCGCAGCCGCCAGTCTGGTGTTTTCGGCCAATGCCATGGCAGCCGAAAAGCTGAAGATGGGCATCGAGGCGGCTTACCCGCCGTTCAACAACAAGGACGCCAGCGGCCAGGTCGTGGGCTTCGACAAAGATATCGGCGACGCCCTGTGCGCCAAGATGAAAGTCGAATGCGAAGTGGTTACCTCCGATTGGGACGGCATCATCCCGGCCCTGAACGCCAAGAAGTTCGATTTCCTGATTTCCTCTCTGTCGATCACCGAAGAGCGCAAACAGGCCGTGGACTTCACCGACCCGTACTACTCCAACAAACTGCAATTCATCGCACCGAAGAATGTCGAGTTCAAGACCGATAAGGATTCGCTCAAAGGCAAGGTCATCGGGGCCCAGCGCGCGACCCTCGCCGGCACCTGGCTGGAAGACGAGCTGGGCAGCGACATCACGGCCAAGCTCTACGACACCCAGGAAAATGCTTATCTGGACCTGACTTCCGGCCGCGTCGACGCGATCCTGGCGGACAAATACGTGAACTACGACTGGCTGAAAACCGATGCCGGCCGAGCCTATGAATTCAAGGGCGATCCGGTGGTGGAAAGCGACAAGATCGGCATCGCCGTGCGCAAGGGTGACGACGAGCTGCGCAACAAGCTGAACGCCGCGCTGAAAGAAATCGTTGCCGATGACACCTATAAAAAGATCAACGACAAGTACTTCCCGTTCAGCATCTACTGA
- a CDS encoding ABC transporter ATP-binding protein, whose product MAQATPALEIRNLHKRYGQLEVLKGVSLTARDGDVISILGSSGSGKSTFLRCINLLENPNQGEILVAGEALKLKAAKNGELVAADGKQINRMRSEIGFVFQNFNLWPHMSVLDNITEAPRRVLGQSKAEAVEVAEALLAKVGIADKRHAYPAELSGGQQQRAAIARTLAMQPKVILFDEPTSALDPEMVQEVLNVIRALAEEGRTMLLVTHEMGFARQVSSEVVFLHQGLVEEQGSPQQVFENPLSARCKQFMSSNR is encoded by the coding sequence ATGGCCCAGGCCACGCCCGCGCTTGAAATTCGCAACCTGCACAAACGCTACGGACAGTTGGAGGTGCTCAAAGGCGTCTCGCTGACCGCCCGCGACGGCGATGTGATCTCGATCCTGGGCTCCTCCGGTTCCGGCAAGTCCACGTTCCTGCGCTGCATCAATCTGTTGGAGAACCCCAATCAGGGCGAGATCCTGGTGGCCGGTGAAGCGCTCAAGCTCAAGGCCGCAAAAAACGGTGAACTGGTGGCCGCTGACGGCAAACAGATCAATCGCATGCGCAGCGAGATTGGTTTTGTGTTTCAAAACTTTAATCTCTGGCCTCACATGAGCGTGCTCGACAACATCACCGAAGCCCCACGCCGGGTGCTCGGCCAGAGTAAGGCCGAAGCGGTTGAAGTAGCCGAAGCCTTGCTGGCCAAGGTCGGCATCGCCGACAAACGCCACGCCTATCCCGCCGAGCTGTCCGGCGGCCAGCAGCAACGTGCCGCCATCGCCCGCACTCTGGCGATGCAACCCAAGGTGATCCTGTTCGACGAGCCCACCTCCGCCCTTGACCCGGAAATGGTCCAGGAAGTACTTAATGTGATCCGCGCCCTGGCCGAAGAAGGTCGCACCATGCTGCTGGTGACCCACGAAATGGGGTTCGCCCGTCAGGTTTCCAGCGAAGTGGTGTTCCTTCACCAGGGCTTGGTCGAAGAACAAGGATCGCCACAGCAGGTCTTCGAAAACCCGCTTTCGGCGCGCTGCAAACAATTCATGTCCAGCAACCGCTAA
- a CDS encoding carboxypeptidase-like regulatory domain-containing protein produces MKTLHCLIAIGALLFPIMLNATNLAPIDNAGIQVQPLQQNGITYLSGGIGEDEARAIGQAQGYNLHMTFAVGPENKYIPDVHVTIHNASGQTLLTLDEAGPLVYVQLPPGKYTVMATRNGEERRDTADIGSGAARNLVFHWNGDE; encoded by the coding sequence ATGAAAACCCTCCATTGCCTTATCGCAATTGGTGCACTGCTGTTCCCCATCATGCTCAACGCCACCAACCTCGCACCGATAGACAACGCCGGCATACAGGTTCAGCCGCTACAGCAAAACGGCATCACCTACCTATCCGGTGGTATTGGCGAGGACGAGGCCCGGGCCATCGGGCAGGCGCAGGGCTACAACCTGCACATGACCTTCGCGGTCGGACCTGAAAACAAATACATCCCTGATGTGCACGTCACGATCCACAACGCATCCGGGCAAACGCTGCTGACGCTGGACGAGGCGGGGCCGCTGGTTTATGTGCAACTGCCGCCGGGCAAGTACACCGTGATGGCGACACGCAATGGCGAAGAGCGGCGCGACACCGCCGACATAGGCAGCGGGGCCGCACGCAATCTGGTGTTCCATTGGAACGGTGACGAATAG
- a CDS encoding YhcG family protein yields MSPLLPQDDPKLAPLINELGELIQQARRKVLRAVDTLQVHTCWQIGRHIVEFEQGGAERAAYGKRLLPILAKTLTAKFGKGFDASNLRYMRLFYQAFPKCDALRHELSWTHYRTLLRVENDNARHWYMNETATQNWSTRALERQIGTFYYERLLASRDRPKVKQEASDNLKALDLGPRDIVRDPVVLEFLGLPNAGLLLETDLEQALIDQLQGFLLELGKGFAFVARQQRISTESKDFYIDLVFYNYLLKCFVIVDLKRGELSHQDIGQMDMYVRLYDDQRRGPDDKPTVGIILCAQKDESVVRYSVLQGNEQLFASQYQLVLPTEEELRNELDRERSRLEEQASGTAAEGS; encoded by the coding sequence ATGAGTCCACTTTTGCCCCAAGACGATCCAAAGCTTGCGCCGCTGATCAACGAACTCGGTGAGCTGATCCAGCAGGCACGCCGTAAAGTGCTGCGCGCCGTTGATACGCTTCAAGTACATACCTGCTGGCAGATTGGACGGCATATCGTTGAATTCGAGCAGGGGGGAGCAGAGCGTGCAGCTTATGGGAAACGGCTGCTGCCAATTCTGGCAAAAACACTTACGGCGAAGTTTGGTAAAGGCTTCGATGCCTCGAATCTGCGTTATATGCGGCTTTTTTATCAGGCATTTCCAAAGTGTGACGCACTGCGTCACGAATTGAGCTGGACCCATTACCGCACGCTTCTACGGGTGGAAAACGATAACGCCCGGCATTGGTACATGAACGAAACCGCCACGCAAAACTGGTCCACCCGCGCCCTGGAACGCCAGATCGGAACCTTCTACTACGAGCGCCTGCTGGCAAGCCGCGACCGGCCCAAGGTAAAGCAGGAGGCCTCGGACAACCTGAAAGCCCTCGATCTCGGCCCAAGGGATATCGTCAGGGATCCGGTCGTCCTGGAGTTCCTCGGGCTGCCCAATGCCGGCCTCCTGCTGGAAACCGATCTGGAACAGGCCTTGATCGACCAGTTACAGGGTTTTCTCCTCGAACTGGGCAAGGGCTTCGCCTTCGTTGCTCGTCAGCAGCGCATCAGCACCGAGAGCAAGGACTTCTACATCGACCTCGTCTTCTACAACTATCTGCTCAAGTGCTTTGTGATTGTCGACCTCAAGCGCGGCGAACTCAGCCATCAGGACATCGGCCAGATGGACATGTATGTCCGCCTCTACGATGACCAGAGGCGCGGCCCGGACGACAAACCCACCGTTGGTATCATTCTCTGTGCGCAGAAGGACGAGTCGGTAGTGCGCTACTCCGTGTTGCAAGGCAACGAACAACTTTTCGCCAGCCAGTACCAACTTGTACTCCCCACAGAAGAAGAGCTACGCAATGAACTGGATCGTGAGCGGTCGCGACTTGAGGAACAAGCATCGGGCACAGCGGCTGAAGGCAGCTGA